A region of Vigna radiata var. radiata cultivar VC1973A chromosome 10, Vradiata_ver6, whole genome shotgun sequence DNA encodes the following proteins:
- the LOC106776230 gene encoding protein SMAX1-LIKE 7: MPTPVSTARQCLTDEAARALDDAVTVARRRSHAQTTSLHAVSALLSLPSAVLRDACARCRSCSYSPRLQFRALELSVGVSLDRLPTTKTAGSTGADGGAGDEGPPVSNSLMAAIKRSQANQRRHPDSFHLMQMMQQQQQHQTSLLKVELKHFILSILDDPIVSRVFGEAGFRSYDIKLALLQPPPPSRIFSRLTPPVFLCNLEPVQKSGSRLDENCRRIVEVVTRKSKRNPLLMGVYAKSALKSFIECVEARKGGVLPCELNGLSVVSVEKEIGEFLREGGNNGGKIFEEVGRLVEQCSGAGVVVCFGEIELFVGGNEEGVGFVVSQLTRLLGVHLGKVWLVGVAGTSEAYSKFLRLFPTVDKDWDLHLLTMTSATPFMEGLYPKSSLMGSFVPFGGFFSTTSELKNPVSCTNASSLTRCDTCNEKCEQEVADILNLGPATSASGYSTSLPWLQKVNVETDMAKTNEENSSLNGMIFGLHRKWGDICQRLHQNRSLPEFDISKTRFQVPSLEGFQFGPGSSSKGPPHSEIQYSQTAFPFKQILPFDTVTITDEADHMAKVSKSDMHSTWVSPSPKANLSLLDHTPSSSLTPVTTDLGLGTIYKSATHEPDTPKLSDHKKHLHNLPDSLSSDFNPMNECTAHRIARSSSCSGPNLEGHFETVDFKSLYHLLTEKVGWQDEAIYAINQTVSRCRSGAGKRSSGSHVRADTWLAFLGPDRVGKRKLASALAEILFGNKQSLIAVDLSSQDKCYSSNSVFEFQDSYCHDVLMRKTVVDYIAWELSKRPHSVVFLDNVDQADFLVQNSLFQAIRTGKFSYSNGREISINNAIFIVASSVFKKGIGFLNMEEDPKMFPEERILEAKRCQMQLSLGHSSKDAKRSGCTNVKVAQRKGTSKTTILNKRKLAESDHSEEKASCKTLKQVMESSRSYLDLNIPLEEVEEDNNCSDWLNDLCDQVDEKVVFKPFNFDSLAEEVIKSIDIQFQKTFGSEFMLEIEYEVMTQILGAAWLSDKKKALEDWVEHVLGRSFGEAQHKYHFAAEYVVKLVNCERIFLEDQSPGVCLPARINLN, from the exons ATGCCGACGCCGGTAAGCACCGCGAGGCAGTGTCTCACGGACGAGGCGGCGCGTGCGCTCGACGACGCCGTCACGGTTGCCCGCCGTCGAAGCCACGCTCAGACCACCTCTCTCCACGCCGTCTCAGCGCTTCTCTCACTCCCGTCCGCTGTGCTTCGCGACGCCTGCGCTCGCTGCCGGAGCTGCTCCTACTCCCCCCGCCTCCAGTTCCGCGCCCTCGAGCTATCTGTCGGCGTCTCCCTCGACCGCCTCCCCACAACCAAAACTGCTGGCTCCACCGGGGCGGATGGCGGGGCCGGCGACGAGGGTCCCCCTGTTTCGAACTCCCTCATGGCCGCCATAAAGCGCTCACAGGCGAACCAGCGGCGCCACCCGGATAGCTTCCACCTTATGCAGATgatgcagcagcagcagcagcatcaGACGTCGTTGCTGAAAGTCGAACTCAAACACTTCATTCTGTCTATTCTCGACGACCCTATCGTGAGTCGCGTTTTCGGCGAAGCTGGTTTCAGAAGCTACGACATCAAGCTCGCGCTTCTTCAACCACCTCCACCTTCAAGAATCTTCTCGCGGTTGACCCCTCCGGTTTTCCTCTGCAACCTCGAACCGGTTCAGAAGAGCGGTTCGCGGCTGGACGAGAATTGCCGCAGAATCGTTGAGGTGGTGACGAGGAAGAGCAAAAGGAACCCTCTTTTGATGGGGGTGTACGCGAAAAGCGCTCTGAAGAGCTTCATCGAATGCGTGGAAGCTCGTAAAGGTGGGGTATTGCCCTGTGAGTTGAACGGGTTGAGTGTGGTTTCGGTGGAGAAGGAGATTGGGGAGTTCTTGAGGGAAGGTGGGAACAACGGAGGGAAGATTTTCGAGGAAGTGGGTCGATTGGTGGAGCAGTGTTCTGGTGCTGGGGTTGTGGTGTGTTTTGGGGAGATTGAGCTTTTTGTCGGGGGGAATGAGGAGGGTGTTGGGTTTGTGGTTTCGCAGTTGACGAGGTTGTTGGGTGTTCATCTTGGGAAGGTGTGGTTGGTGGGCGTGGCGGGAACCTCGGAGGCCTATTCTAAGTTCCTGAGGTTGTTCCCTACAGTGGACAAAGATTGGGATCTGCATCTCCTGACCATGACCTCTGCCACCCCTTTCATGGAAGGACTCTACCCCAAGTCCAG CTTGATGGGGTCCTTTGTGCCATTTGGCGGGTTCTTTTCTACAACTTCTGAGTTGAAAAATCCCGTTAGCTGTACGAATGCATCATCTTTAACACGGTGTGACACATGCAATGAAAAGTGTGAACAAGAAGTTGCTGATATTTTGAATTTAGGTCCTGCAACTTCAGCATCTGGTTACTCAACTAGCTTGCCTTGGTTACAAAAGGTTAATGTGGAGACAGATATGGCAAAG ACTAATGAAGAAAACAGCAGTCTGAATGGGATGATCTTCGGATTGCATAGGAAATGGGGTGATATTTGCCAACGTCTTCATCAAAACCGATCATTACCTGAATTTGATATTTCTAAAACAAGGTTCCAAGTTCCTTCCCTTGAGGGTTTTCAATTTGGTCCAGGAAGCAGTAGCAAAGGTCCACCCCATAGTGAAATCCAATATTCTCAAACTGCATTTCCATTTAAACAGATATTACCATTTGACACTGTTACCATCACTGATGAAGCAGATCACATGGCAAAAGTTTCTAAGAGTGATATGCACAGTACTTGGGTTTCTCCTTCCCCTAAGGCTAATTTGAGCCTACTTGATCACACACCATCTTCATCCTTGACTCCTGTGACCACTGATTTGGGATTGGGAACGATATATAAATCAGCCACTCATGAGCCAGACACCCCAAAACTAAGTGATCACAAGAAGCATCTTCACAACCTGCCAGATTCCCTTTCAAGTGATTTTAATCCTATGAATGAGTGTACTGCACACCGAATTGCTAGATCTTCGTCATGTTCAGGGCCAAATCTAGAAGGGCATTTTGAAACAGTAGATTTCAAGTCACTGTACCATCTTCTCACTGAAAAGGTTGGGTGGCAGGATGAGGCCATATATGCTATCAATCAGACTGTGTCACGGTGTAGATCTGGTGCTGGAAAGCGTAGTAGTGGCTCACATGTTAGAGCAGACACATGGCTTGCATTCCTTGGACCTGATAGAGTTGGGAAAAGAAAACTTGCTTCAGCTCTTGCTGAGATTTTATTTGGAAACAAACAAAGCCTAATTGCTGTGGATTTGAGCTCTCAAGACAAGTGTTACTCATCAAACTCAGTTTTTGAATTCCAAGATTCATATTGTCATGATGTGCTTATGAGGAAGACAGTTGTTGACTATATTGCTTGGGAATTGAGTAAAAGGCCACACTCAGTTGTTTTTCTTGATAATGTAGATCAAGCAGATTTTCTTGTGCAGAATAGTTTGTTCCAAGCAATAAGAACAGGTAAATTCTCGTACTCCAATGGTAGGGAAATCAGCATCAACAATGCAATATTTATTGTAGCCTCTAGTGTGTTTAAAAAAGGCATTGGCTTTTTGAATATGGAGGAGGATCCTAAGATGTTCCCAGAGGAAAGAATCCTAGAAGCTAAAAGATGTCAAATGCAATTATCACTTGGACATTCTTCCAAGGATGCCAAAAGGAGTGGTTGTACTAATGTGAAGGTTGCTCAAAGAAAAGGGACCTCCAAAACAACAATCCTGAATAAAAGAAAGCTAGCAGAAAGTGATCATTCTGAAGAGAAAGCATCATGCAAGACACTGAAGCAGGTGATGGAGTCATCAAGGTCCTATCTGGATCTTAACATACCTCTGGAGGAGGTTGAAGAGGACAACAATTGCAGTGATTGGTTAAATGACTTGTGTGATCAAGTTGATGAGAAAGTTGTTTTTAAGCCATTCAATTTTGATTCTCTTGCTGAGGAAGTAATAAAAAGCATTGACATACAATTTCAAAAGACGTTTGGGTCAGAATTTATGCTGGAAATTGAGTATGAGGTGATGACACAGATTCTTGGAGCTGCATGGTTATCTGACAAGAAAAAAGCATTGGAAGATTGGGTTGAACATGTTCTTGGCAGAAGCTTTGGTGAAGCTCAACACAAGTACCACTTTGCAGCAGAATATGTGGTGAAACTGGTTAACTGTGAAAGAATTTTTTTGGAAGATCAATCTCCTGGAGTATGCCTTCCAGCTAGAATTAACTTGAACTGA